The Pedobacter mucosus genome window below encodes:
- a CDS encoding PAS domain-containing sensor histidine kinase, whose amino-acid sequence MYENGKLTSTYLQYLQDGGEMGVLTRSFNWSDTALGHPRTWSQSLLTTLSIVLKSRFPMFLWWGTELIQFYNDAYRPSMGKHGKHPKALGQMGSECWPEIWSEIKPMIDKVFSSGESTWDEDRLMPIYRNGQIEDVYWTFSYSQVKDETGEIGGVLVICHETTEKVMALQKEITNTKVAKANNENLYSNNEELIKAQSLLAKAYYHVRAQEEKFRSIIEQAPVAIAIFRGPKFVIEVFNNKVLEFWDRTAEQVQNKPLFEALPEASDQGFEYLLSTVLTSGKTHIANELPVKLIRNGIIENTWINFVYEPIRDIAGLITGVMVICNEVTEQVNARKKIEENEMKFRQVTNMVIQMIWITDGDGINEYYNQRWYDFTGTDLKQLKGIGWNQLLHPDDQERELKTWNHSIKTGALYEIEFRLRSKSGKYIWVLGRAAPFYNSDGIIAKWFGTCTDINDQRMLMQQKDDFISVASHELKTPITALTASIQLLSRLKDNPLSDRFPVLIEQASKSLNKVNLLIKDLLNVTQFNNGQIHLNKTHVNLFNLIEDCCADIRLEGIYFIKTEGNLALTVYADALRIDQVIVNFIINAIKYAPESKKILITIENVNHTAKVSVTDKGQGIAADDLPHLFDRYFRVDETGSKYSGLGLGLYISGEIIRKHKGQIGATSELGKGSTFWFTLPID is encoded by the coding sequence ATGTACGAAAACGGAAAACTCACCTCTACTTATCTTCAATATCTTCAAGACGGTGGCGAAATGGGTGTATTAACCCGTTCCTTTAATTGGTCAGATACCGCATTGGGGCACCCAAGAACATGGTCACAAAGTTTACTTACAACATTGAGTATAGTATTGAAATCCAGATTTCCAATGTTTTTATGGTGGGGAACTGAATTAATTCAATTCTATAATGATGCTTATAGACCAAGTATGGGAAAACACGGGAAACATCCAAAAGCTTTAGGACAAATGGGTAGTGAATGTTGGCCGGAGATTTGGTCTGAAATAAAACCCATGATTGATAAGGTTTTTTCCAGTGGTGAATCTACCTGGGATGAAGACCGGCTTATGCCAATTTACCGCAACGGACAGATTGAAGATGTGTACTGGACATTTAGCTATAGCCAGGTTAAAGATGAAACTGGTGAAATAGGAGGAGTGCTTGTGATTTGCCATGAAACTACAGAAAAAGTAATGGCCTTGCAAAAAGAAATAACCAATACAAAAGTAGCAAAGGCAAATAATGAAAACTTGTATTCTAACAATGAAGAACTCATTAAAGCGCAAAGTTTGTTAGCTAAAGCTTATTATCATGTTAGGGCACAAGAAGAAAAATTTAGAAGTATTATTGAGCAGGCGCCCGTAGCCATTGCCATTTTTAGAGGACCTAAATTTGTAATAGAGGTTTTTAACAATAAGGTGCTTGAATTTTGGGATCGAACAGCTGAGCAAGTACAAAATAAACCATTATTTGAAGCACTTCCAGAAGCAAGTGATCAAGGTTTTGAGTACTTATTGTCTACCGTATTAACTAGTGGAAAAACGCATATAGCAAATGAATTGCCAGTAAAATTAATACGTAATGGTATTATAGAAAATACCTGGATTAATTTTGTTTATGAGCCGATTAGAGATATTGCTGGGTTGATTACCGGAGTTATGGTAATTTGTAATGAGGTAACAGAGCAGGTAAATGCCAGAAAAAAAATTGAAGAAAATGAAATGAAATTCAGGCAGGTTACCAATATGGTAATTCAAATGATCTGGATTACTGATGGGGATGGCATTAATGAATATTATAATCAAAGATGGTATGACTTTACCGGAACTGATTTAAAGCAATTAAAGGGGATAGGTTGGAACCAGCTGCTGCATCCAGATGACCAAGAGCGGGAATTAAAAACCTGGAATCATTCTATTAAGACCGGAGCGCTTTACGAGATTGAATTTAGGTTACGCAGTAAAAGTGGAAAATACATTTGGGTTTTAGGACGGGCAGCTCCTTTTTATAATTCTGATGGGATAATCGCAAAATGGTTTGGAACTTGTACAGATATAAATGATCAAAGAATGCTTATGCAGCAAAAAGATGACTTTATCAGTGTTGCTAGTCATGAACTTAAAACTCCTATAACTGCACTTACTGCCTCAATCCAGCTCTTAAGTCGGTTGAAAGATAATCCTTTATCTGATAGGTTTCCTGTGTTAATTGAACAAGCTAGTAAAAGCTTAAATAAGGTGAACTTGTTAATAAAAGATTTATTAAATGTTACCCAATTCAATAATGGACAGATTCACTTGAATAAAACCCATGTTAATTTGTTTAATTTAATTGAAGATTGTTGTGCTGATATTCGTTTAGAGGGAATTTATTTTATTAAAACCGAAGGGAATTTAGCATTAACAGTTTATGCAGATGCTTTGAGAATAGACCAAGTAATCGTCAATTTTATAATTAATGCAATAAAATACGCTCCTGAATCAAAAAAAATCTTAATTACAATTGAGAATGTTAACCATACAGCAAAGGTATCGGTTACTGATAAAGGTCAGGGTATTGCCGCAGACGACCTGCCGCACTTGTTTGATCGATATTTTAGGGTCGACGAGACTGGAAGCAAATACTCAGGCCTTGGGCTTGGATTGTATATTAGTGGCGAAATAATAAGAAAACATAAGGGACAAATTGGTGCTACAAGTGAACTAGGCAAAGGATCTACTTTTTGGTTTACCTTGCCAATTGATTAA
- a CDS encoding glycoside hydrolase family 13 protein, whose amino-acid sequence MYRKTFNLLLLVTFFTITKAFAAITITRVEPANWWTGMKKTEFQILVYGPGIGNSKVTLNYAGVTLREAAKVENPNYIFLYVNVSKNAKAGNVPITFTNGAEKFVYSYPLKSRTDNSGALGFNAADVLYLITPDRFANGNPENDNWDSVSVNRSSPNARHGGDYEGVKQKLDYMKDLGITTVWLNPIQENKMRGGSYHGYAITDFYKSDQRFGSNEEFKDLTKITHDKGMKMVMDMVLNHCGSSHWWMRDLPSKDWINNNGVFLQTNHATVSVMDVHASETERNTFLNGWFTRGMPDLNQKNPHLATYLIQNSIWWIEYARIDGIRQDTYSYMDFDFLARWNKEVYEEYPNFNIVGETWYNKATSPAWWQGNSPLSKVNSHLKTPMDFSLTFAMQKAFDGATDNGYLGDIFEDIAQDFIYADPYNVLTFLDNHDLGRFSRKEDTDLKRYKQGLAFLLTMRGIPQLYYGTEVLMVGTKEDGDGRLRVDFPGGWPGDKKDEFTKAGRSEIQNEAWEYLQKLLKWRKNNIAITNGKLIHYAPKNGIYVFGRIKDDKTVLVILNSSLKDQEVSMDRFTDVTGKFKSGNDVITAKQFLLNSPISIPAKGEYILELNNTQ is encoded by the coding sequence ATGTATAGAAAGACATTTAATCTGTTGCTTTTGGTCACATTTTTCACAATAACGAAAGCCTTTGCAGCTATAACTATTACACGGGTAGAACCTGCAAACTGGTGGACTGGAATGAAAAAAACTGAGTTTCAAATTCTGGTTTATGGGCCTGGTATTGGGAATTCAAAAGTTACATTAAATTATGCTGGAGTAACATTAAGAGAAGCTGCGAAAGTTGAAAATCCCAATTACATTTTTCTGTATGTTAATGTTTCTAAAAACGCTAAAGCAGGAAATGTTCCTATCACATTTACCAATGGCGCAGAGAAATTTGTTTACAGCTATCCGCTAAAAAGTAGAACTGATAATAGCGGCGCATTGGGCTTTAATGCGGCTGATGTTTTGTATTTAATTACACCTGATCGTTTCGCAAACGGCAACCCAGAAAATGATAACTGGGATAGTGTATCTGTTAATAGGTCAAGTCCGAATGCCCGTCATGGTGGTGATTATGAAGGCGTAAAGCAAAAATTGGATTACATGAAAGATCTTGGCATTACAACGGTTTGGCTTAATCCTATTCAGGAAAACAAAATGAGGGGTGGTTCTTACCATGGTTATGCTATTACTGATTTTTATAAATCAGATCAGCGTTTCGGAAGCAACGAAGAGTTTAAAGATTTAACCAAAATTACCCATGATAAGGGCATGAAAATGGTAATGGATATGGTGCTGAACCATTGTGGAAGTTCGCATTGGTGGATGAGAGATTTGCCATCAAAAGATTGGATTAATAATAACGGCGTTTTCCTTCAAACCAACCATGCAACTGTTTCTGTTATGGATGTTCATGCTTCAGAAACGGAGCGAAACACCTTTTTAAATGGCTGGTTTACTCGTGGCATGCCGGATTTGAATCAAAAAAACCCACACTTGGCAACATATCTAATTCAAAATAGCATTTGGTGGATTGAATATGCAAGAATAGACGGAATCAGACAGGATACTTACTCGTACATGGATTTCGATTTTCTTGCCCGCTGGAATAAGGAAGTTTATGAAGAGTACCCTAATTTTAATATTGTTGGTGAAACATGGTATAATAAAGCTACTTCACCTGCATGGTGGCAAGGTAATTCTCCCCTAAGTAAAGTAAATTCTCATTTAAAAACCCCAATGGATTTTTCTTTAACATTTGCGATGCAAAAAGCATTTGATGGCGCAACTGATAATGGTTACTTAGGAGACATATTTGAAGATATTGCACAAGATTTTATATATGCGGATCCATACAATGTTTTAACCTTTTTAGATAATCATGATCTTGGTCGATTTAGCAGAAAAGAAGACACTGATTTGAAAAGGTACAAACAAGGACTTGCCTTTTTATTAACGATGCGTGGTATACCTCAACTTTATTATGGCACAGAAGTATTAATGGTTGGAACTAAAGAAGATGGAGATGGGCGTTTACGGGTAGATTTTCCGGGAGGATGGCCAGGTGATAAAAAAGATGAATTTACAAAAGCAGGGCGCAGTGAAATCCAAAATGAGGCCTGGGAATATCTTCAGAAACTTTTAAAGTGGCGTAAAAACAATATTGCAATAACAAATGGAAAATTAATCCATTATGCGCCTAAAAATGGAATCTATGTTTTTGGCCGAATTAAAGATGATAAGACAGTATTAGTAATTCTAAATAGTTCATTGAAAGATCAGGAGGTATCAATGGATAGATTTACAGATGTCACCGGTAAATTTAAATCAGGTAACGATGTAATCACTGCCAAACAATTTCTATTAAACTCACCGATTTCAATCCCTGCAAAAGGAGAATACATTCTCGAATTAAATAATACTCAATAG
- a CDS encoding YciE/YciF ferroxidase family protein: protein MKKQESGTEPKLSTKTTKEESPALNELFTDGIRDLYWAENHLVKALPKMISAATSSDLIAAIESHLVETKGHVARLEQIFELLGEKPVAKKCDAMEGLTKEGEGIIEETEAGTSTRDVGIILASQKVEHYEIASYNGLFQIATTLGLTEVADILEKTLSEEKLADSKLSDIAGNELNYKAAEEA, encoded by the coding sequence ATGAAAAAACAAGAAAGCGGTACTGAACCAAAGCTTAGTACTAAAACTACAAAGGAGGAATCTCCTGCATTAAACGAACTCTTTACTGACGGCATCCGTGACCTTTATTGGGCAGAGAATCATCTAGTGAAAGCTTTGCCTAAAATGATATCAGCGGCTACATCATCTGATTTAATTGCCGCTATTGAATCTCACCTGGTGGAAACTAAAGGACATGTAGCGAGGCTTGAACAAATATTTGAGCTTTTAGGAGAAAAGCCAGTCGCAAAAAAATGCGATGCAATGGAAGGGTTGACCAAAGAAGGCGAAGGAATTATTGAGGAAACAGAAGCAGGAACATCTACAAGAGACGTAGGCATCATTTTAGCTTCGCAAAAGGTAGAACATTACGAAATTGCCTCATATAATGGCTTGTTTCAAATTGCCACGACATTAGGATTAACTGAAGTTGCTGACATTCTGGAGAAAACCCTATCGGAAGAAAAACTTGCAGACAGCAAGCTCTCAGATATTGCAGGAAATGAGCTGAATTATAAAGCAGCAGAAGAAGCTTAA
- a CDS encoding DUF6428 family protein → MKLSEIKEILAKKESVNFKLQNGQVVPEHFHVTEVGIITKDFIDCGGTVRHEKVANFQLWDANDFEHRLKAGKLLNIISLSEQVIGMEDLDIEVEYQSETIGKYDLDYDGDNFVLTAKTTACLSMDKCGIPEKKEKLEMVNLAVAANTCTPGGGCC, encoded by the coding sequence ATGAAATTATCAGAAATTAAAGAAATTTTGGCTAAAAAAGAAAGTGTTAATTTTAAATTACAGAACGGGCAGGTTGTGCCTGAACACTTTCATGTTACCGAAGTTGGTATAATCACCAAAGATTTTATTGACTGTGGCGGTACCGTTCGCCATGAGAAGGTAGCAAACTTCCAGCTTTGGGATGCCAACGACTTTGAACACCGTTTGAAAGCAGGAAAACTTTTAAATATAATTTCCTTGTCAGAGCAGGTTATTGGTATGGAAGATCTTGATATAGAAGTAGAATACCAATCAGAAACTATTGGTAAATATGACCTGGACTATGATGGGGATAACTTCGTTTTAACGGCTAAAACAACTGCATGCCTTTCCATGGACAAATGCGGCATTCCAGAAAAAAAAGAAAAACTTGAAATGGTAAACCTTGCGGTTGCTGCAAATACATGTACTCCAGGTGGTGGCTGCTGCTAG
- a CDS encoding ankyrin repeat domain-containing protein, which yields MENLDQLLIPAARKGEIEVLQELIRRNVNINVRDEKGYTPLIIACYNNQLEAARLLLSAGADINGADSGGNTALMGASFKGYTEIVKLLIANKANLNLQHGNGGTALMFASMFGRNDVLSLLLASGADTKLLDIRGQSATDLATIQGNAEGLKLLNPITSHLSQGG from the coding sequence ATGGAAAATTTAGATCAGCTTTTGATTCCGGCCGCTAGAAAAGGTGAAATAGAAGTATTACAGGAACTTATCCGTCGTAATGTAAACATAAATGTACGGGATGAAAAAGGGTATACGCCTTTGATTATCGCTTGCTATAACAATCAGCTTGAAGCAGCAAGGTTATTACTTTCAGCCGGAGCAGATATAAATGGAGCGGATTCTGGTGGCAATACTGCACTTATGGGCGCAAGCTTTAAGGGTTATACGGAGATTGTAAAACTGCTAATCGCTAATAAAGCAAATCTTAATCTTCAGCACGGCAATGGTGGTACTGCACTTATGTTTGCAAGTATGTTTGGGAGAAATGATGTATTAAGCCTATTGCTCGCTAGTGGTGCGGATACAAAACTTCTTGACATTCGCGGTCAATCGGCAACAGATTTAGCTACCATTCAAGGAAACGCAGAAGGCCTTAAGCTGTTAAATCCTATAACTAGTCATTTATCGCAAGGCGGATAA
- a CDS encoding Fur family transcriptional regulator yields MVIKRRNTISKEAVLSVLINSRRAMSQDAIVKQMDVNADRATVYRILNRFCQDEVVHKIVADDGKQYFAVCTKCDEKNIPQNHFHFRCIKCETIECLPASVEFSVPDKYQVRSMNCILIGVCKDCI; encoded by the coding sequence ATGGTGATAAAAAGAAGGAATACCATATCTAAAGAGGCAGTACTATCTGTATTAATAAATAGCAGGAGGGCAATGAGTCAAGATGCCATTGTAAAGCAGATGGACGTGAATGCAGATAGAGCGACTGTCTACCGGATATTAAACCGCTTTTGCCAGGACGAAGTTGTCCATAAGATTGTGGCTGATGATGGAAAACAGTATTTTGCTGTTTGTACGAAATGTGATGAGAAAAACATCCCTCAGAACCACTTTCATTTTCGCTGCATAAAATGTGAAACTATTGAGTGTCTTCCTGCATCGGTAGAATTCTCTGTTCCAGATAAATATCAGGTTCGATCTATGAACTGTATCCTTATTGGTGTTTGCAAAGATTGTATTTAA
- a CDS encoding GNAT family N-acetyltransferase encodes MEHKALITFPILTTKRLVLRELSDHDVQEIFLLRSDPVVNKYLGRQQIKTYKDAFGFIKMIKNSSRSYWAITIKGNEKLIGTICLFDISKELSSCEMGYELLIEYQGKGVMSEATQKIIEYSVQTLGLKAFDAYTHKDNQRSTNLLEKLKFIKVNSVNNVDSNLILYRLDTASKSYKE; translated from the coding sequence ATGGAACATAAAGCGTTGATAACCTTCCCAATATTAACAACTAAAAGATTGGTGCTTCGAGAACTATCAGATCATGATGTTCAGGAAATATTTCTTCTTCGTTCAGACCCTGTTGTAAACAAATATCTAGGTAGACAACAAATTAAGACATACAAAGACGCATTTGGATTTATTAAAATGATAAAAAATAGTAGTCGTTCTTATTGGGCAATTACAATAAAAGGTAATGAGAAACTTATAGGAACAATTTGTCTTTTTGATATTTCAAAAGAATTAAGCAGTTGCGAAATGGGATATGAACTTTTAATCGAATATCAAGGGAAAGGAGTGATGAGCGAAGCAACACAAAAAATAATCGAATATTCGGTACAAACACTAGGATTAAAGGCGTTTGATGCTTACACGCATAAGGATAATCAAAGATCAACCAATCTTCTTGAAAAATTGAAATTTATAAAAGTAAATAGTGTCAATAATGTAGATTCAAATTTGATTTTATACCGACTAGATACTGCTAGTAAAAGTTATAAGGAATAA
- a CDS encoding catalase: MAKKDAPINSKPVQVENIKTRKLDEFVADGTGEKLTTNHGLKINDDQNSLKAGDRGATLLEDFILREKITHFDHERIPERVVHARGSGAHGIFKAYDNLSALTKAEFLSDPSLETPVFVRFSTVAGSRGSTDLARDVRGFAVKFYTQEGNFDLVGNNMPVFFIQDAIKFPDLIHAVKPEPGNEIPQAASAHDTFWDFISQLPESSHMIMWLMSDRSLPRSYRMMEGFGVHTFRFVNAAGESNFVKFHWKPLLGVHSVAWDEAQNISGKDPDFHRRDLWDAIEAGAFPEWELCVQIIPEEDEFKFDFDLLDPTKLIPEELVPVQRIGKMTLNRNPDNFFAETEQVAFHLGHVVPGIDFTNDPLLQGRLFSYTDTQLIRLGGPNFHEIPINRPVVPVHNNQRDGHMRQTINRGRTSYGPNGIAANDPQQSKASEGGFTSYNERIDARKVRARSSSFLDHFSQARLFLNSQSAAEKNHLTDALCFELGKVKMVSIRERMLGLLAHIDKGLAAAVAYSLGLHVPEIPLSTLNGSIPADADLADYTPIEKEGTLAKSEALSMQSTVKDTVSTRKIAILAADGVDGKSLSKMKDLLVSKGAIVHIIAPKLGEIISSEDQHIQTDESFLTAASVLYDAVYLPGGVNSSASLEAEADAIHFLNEAFKHCKPIAADASAIQVLEACYFFKKLPAEYSEETVLREGVIVSDNASSLSELFVRMVAMHRFWDREVPRKIPA; the protein is encoded by the coding sequence ATGGCAAAGAAAGACGCACCAATAAACAGCAAGCCTGTTCAGGTGGAAAATATAAAGACTAGGAAGTTAGATGAATTTGTAGCTGATGGAACTGGGGAGAAATTGACCACCAATCATGGCTTAAAAATAAATGATGATCAAAATTCCCTAAAGGCTGGTGACCGTGGCGCCACCTTACTGGAAGATTTTATCTTACGGGAAAAGATTACCCACTTTGATCATGAAAGAATTCCGGAGCGGGTAGTGCATGCAAGGGGATCTGGTGCACATGGTATATTTAAGGCTTATGATAATTTATCCGCTTTAACTAAGGCAGAATTTTTAAGTGATCCATCCTTGGAAACGCCGGTATTTGTGCGATTTTCTACCGTTGCAGGTTCTAGAGGTTCTACGGATTTAGCCCGTGATGTTAGGGGTTTTGCAGTAAAATTCTATACTCAAGAAGGGAATTTTGATTTGGTTGGCAATAATATGCCCGTATTCTTTATTCAGGATGCAATAAAGTTTCCAGATCTTATTCATGCAGTAAAACCAGAGCCAGGAAACGAGATTCCTCAAGCCGCCTCTGCCCATGACACTTTCTGGGATTTTATTTCACAATTACCAGAATCTTCGCATATGATTATGTGGCTGATGAGCGATCGGTCATTACCTCGAAGCTATCGCATGATGGAAGGTTTTGGTGTACATACCTTTAGATTTGTAAACGCTGCCGGTGAGTCAAACTTTGTCAAATTTCACTGGAAACCTTTATTAGGTGTGCATTCAGTGGCTTGGGATGAGGCGCAAAATATTTCTGGCAAAGATCCAGATTTTCATAGACGTGATCTTTGGGACGCAATTGAGGCGGGCGCATTCCCAGAATGGGAGCTTTGTGTTCAGATTATCCCAGAAGAAGATGAATTTAAATTTGATTTTGATCTTCTTGATCCAACCAAGCTTATTCCAGAGGAACTTGTTCCGGTACAGCGCATAGGAAAGATGACCCTTAATCGAAATCCAGATAATTTCTTTGCAGAAACAGAGCAGGTTGCTTTTCATTTAGGACATGTAGTTCCAGGCATAGATTTTACAAATGATCCGCTTTTGCAGGGCAGGCTATTTTCATATACGGATACCCAGTTAATCAGGCTTGGCGGACCTAATTTCCACGAAATTCCGATTAATCGCCCTGTAGTACCCGTTCATAACAATCAACGGGATGGTCACATGCGTCAAACGATTAACAGAGGAAGAACAAGTTATGGTCCGAATGGCATAGCCGCCAATGATCCTCAGCAATCAAAGGCATCTGAAGGTGGTTTTACTTCATATAATGAGCGTATCGATGCCAGAAAAGTTAGGGCAAGAAGTAGCAGTTTTCTGGATCATTTTTCGCAGGCACGACTTTTTCTTAACAGCCAGTCAGCTGCAGAAAAAAATCATTTAACCGATGCGCTTTGCTTTGAACTGGGAAAGGTAAAAATGGTTTCAATAAGGGAACGCATGCTTGGTTTGCTTGCCCATATTGATAAAGGACTTGCTGCCGCAGTGGCTTATTCCCTAGGCCTTCATGTGCCAGAAATTCCTTTGTCTACACTTAATGGGAGTATTCCTGCCGATGCTGATCTTGCAGATTATACACCAATAGAAAAGGAGGGAACCTTGGCTAAATCCGAAGCTTTGAGTATGCAATCAACTGTTAAAGATACAGTTTCGACCCGTAAAATTGCTATTCTTGCTGCCGATGGGGTTGATGGCAAATCTTTAAGCAAAATGAAGGATCTGTTGGTTTCTAAGGGCGCTATTGTTCATATTATAGCACCCAAACTAGGTGAAATCATTTCTTCCGAAGATCAGCACATTCAAACAGATGAAAGCTTTCTAACAGCAGCTTCGGTTCTGTATGATGCGGTTTATCTTCCAGGTGGAGTAAATAGTTCAGCGTCGCTTGAAGCGGAAGCAGATGCTATACACTTCTTGAACGAGGCTTTTAAGCATTGTAAACCAATAGCTGCAGACGCTTCGGCAATACAAGTATTAGAAGCTTGCTATTTCTTTAAGAAATTGCCTGCAGAATATTCTGAGGAAACAGTTCTTCGTGAAGGAGTGATTGTTTCAGACAATGCTTCGTCATTGAGTGAACTATTTGTACGCATGGTTGCTATGCACCGATTCTGGGATCGTGAAGTGCCAAGAAAAATACCTGCATAA
- a CDS encoding DUF6766 family protein has product MNSSKKNQKTWLFRNSLSVFFISIFLLTLVAQALTGWKEHNSELEDFGASSISLGTYLQSGHFISATFENFESEFLQMSLYVLLTISLRQIGSAESKKVDEEEEVDRVPKPSSDAPWPVRKGGWILKVYSNSLSIVFGLLFLISWVLHFYGSWQNNNIELGLKGKPLESMSSYIVGANFWFETFQNWQSEFLSVASIVILTIFLRQKGSPESKPVDAPNMETGK; this is encoded by the coding sequence ATGAACAGCAGCAAAAAAAACCAAAAAACATGGCTATTTCGTAACAGCCTTTCCGTTTTTTTTATTTCCATCTTCCTACTTACTTTGGTTGCCCAAGCGCTTACCGGATGGAAGGAGCACAATAGTGAGCTGGAAGATTTTGGAGCAAGTTCGATATCGCTTGGTACATATCTTCAAAGCGGGCACTTTATATCGGCTACTTTTGAAAATTTTGAAAGTGAGTTTTTACAGATGTCTCTATACGTATTGTTGACCATCTCACTGAGGCAAATTGGTTCTGCAGAGTCAAAGAAAGTAGATGAAGAGGAGGAAGTTGACCGAGTGCCAAAACCATCATCAGATGCACCATGGCCCGTGAGGAAAGGTGGCTGGATCCTTAAAGTTTATTCTAATTCTCTTTCAATTGTTTTTGGTTTGCTTTTTTTAATCAGCTGGGTCTTGCATTTTTATGGAAGCTGGCAAAATAACAACATCGAGCTTGGCTTAAAAGGAAAACCGCTAGAAAGTATGTCTAGTTATATTGTAGGTGCTAATTTTTGGTTTGAAACTTTTCAGAACTGGCAGAGCGAGTTCCTTTCGGTTGCTTCCATTGTAATTTTAACCATTTTTCTAAGGCAAAAGGGCTCACCAGAATCGAAGCCTGTAGATGCACCAAATATGGAAACTGGCAAATAA
- a CDS encoding NAD(P)/FAD-dependent oxidoreductase has protein sequence MIDNKNFEVIIIGGSYAGLSAAMALGRSLRSVLIIDSGLPCNRQTPHSHNFITHDGDKPSEIAEKAKADVLKYNTISFLNDSAINGKKDEDGFIITTQSGKEFYAKKVIFATGISDTMPEIKGFAACWGISVIHCPYCHGYEFRGKHTGILANGASAFHLASMVDNLTDKLTIYTNGKADFTEEQTIKIKQHNIAIIEATITEVEHQNGLIKNVIFSNGTSNPLDALYASLPFTQHSVIPESLGCELTEHGHIKINLFQETNINGVFACGDNSNMMRSVALAVSSGNVTGAVVNGRLVEEKF, from the coding sequence ATGATAGACAATAAAAATTTCGAAGTAATTATTATAGGCGGGAGTTACGCTGGATTGTCTGCTGCAATGGCACTGGGGCGATCTTTAAGAAGCGTTTTAATAATTGATAGTGGCTTACCTTGCAATAGGCAGACACCACACTCACATAATTTTATTACTCATGACGGAGATAAGCCAAGCGAGATTGCAGAAAAGGCAAAGGCCGATGTGTTAAAATATAATACTATTTCTTTTTTAAATGATTCAGCTATTAACGGTAAAAAAGATGAGGACGGTTTTATAATTACTACCCAATCAGGCAAAGAATTCTATGCAAAGAAAGTAATTTTTGCAACTGGTATTAGCGATACCATGCCAGAAATAAAAGGCTTTGCAGCATGCTGGGGAATTTCGGTAATTCATTGCCCTTATTGTCATGGATATGAATTCAGAGGTAAACACACCGGCATTCTTGCCAATGGTGCGAGCGCTTTTCATTTAGCATCTATGGTTGATAATCTTACCGATAAGCTTACCATATATACCAATGGCAAGGCAGATTTTACAGAAGAACAGACTATAAAAATCAAGCAGCACAATATTGCAATCATTGAAGCCACTATTACAGAAGTTGAACACCAAAACGGATTGATCAAGAATGTAATTTTCTCTAACGGAACTTCAAATCCTTTAGATGCACTTTATGCTTCTTTACCATTTACACAACATTCTGTTATACCTGAATCGCTTGGGTGTGAGCTTACCGAACATGGGCATATCAAGATCAATTTATTTCAAGAAACTAACATCAACGGTGTATTTGCCTGTGGTGATAACAGTAACATGATGCGTTCAGTGGCCCTTGCTGTCTCTTCTGGTAACGTGACGGGTGCTGTTGTGAACGGAAGATTAGTTGAAGAAAAGTTTTAA